One Pygocentrus nattereri isolate fPygNat1 chromosome 23, fPygNat1.pri, whole genome shotgun sequence genomic window carries:
- the gas1b gene encoding growth arrest-specific protein 1b, producing the protein MCVGFSRGFPPRPCVKPPFMADVNIVFRQTVRRSCLVTDWLLTWTVASMLVCNVTFTVAAASPNSGHPLLCWQAVLQCQAEPECRYAYAQYAQACSSVLRGRRRSCPSHCVSSLVQLNMTAGGPALERCECARDATCSGAKRAIEPCLPRTSGAGAGGCTEARRECERDAQCAAAVRDYLHQCRGLLGYTGSGREGACTDGCRRVIARMRAMPKARPLDTCVCDGAERTICEYIKASMKTLCFGSSDALYAGSGFFSDDEDDLEGDEGEEDYEAEEENEANIGGGNFVLVAAATISVLTHLH; encoded by the coding sequence ATGTGTGTAGGCTTTTCTCGGGGGTTCCCGCCTCGCCCCTGTGTGAAGCCTCCATTCATGGCAGACGTTAATATTGTTTTCCGCCAAACCGTACGGCGCTCGTGCCTGGTGACTGACTGGCTGCTGACTTGGACCGTGGCCTCGATGCTGGTGTGCAACGTCACTTTCACGGTTGCTGCTGCCTCTCCTAACTCTGGGCATCCTCTGCTGTGCTGGCAGGCCGTGCTGCAGTGTCAGGCTGAGCCCGAATGCCGCTACGCTTACGCTCAGTACGCGCAGGCGTGTAGCTCCGTGCTGCGCGGGCGCCGGCGCTCGTGCCCGAGCCACTGCGTTTCTTCGCTCGTGCAGCTAAATATGACGGCGGGCGGGCCGGCGCTCGAGCGCTGCGAGTGCGCGCGCGACGCGACGTGCAGCGGCGCCAAACGTGCCATCGAGCCGTGCTTGCCGAGGACGAGCGGCGCGGGCGCCGGAGGGTGCACAGAGGCGCGCCGTGAGTGCGAACGCGACGCACAATGCGCCGCAGCGGTGCGGGACTACCTGCACCAGTGTCGTGGGCTCCTCGGGTACACGGGAAGTGGCCGCGAGGGGGCGTGCACGGACGGCTGCCGGCGAGTGATAGCGCGCATGCGCGCCATGCCCAAAGCGCGCCCGCTGGACACGTGCGTGTGCGACGGCGCCGAGAGGACCATCTGCGAGTACATAAAGGCGAGCATGAAGACGCTGTGCTTCGGCTCGAGTGACGCTTTGTACGCGGGCAGCGGCTTCTTCTCGGACGACGAAGACGATCTCGAGGGTGACGAGGGGGAGGAGGACTACGAGGCAGAGGAGGAGAACGAGGCAAACATTGGTGGCGGGAACTTTGTTTTGGTGGCTGCGGCCACTATATCAGTTCTAACGCACCTTCACTGA